In Mugil cephalus isolate CIBA_MC_2020 chromosome 11, CIBA_Mcephalus_1.1, whole genome shotgun sequence, the genomic window TCCTTGTGTGCAATTATGTACAAGAAGTTAGAAATCTGTATCttaaacaaatatgtaaaacatttcTCCTCATTTCACCACGTCGTCCACGTCTGCGTGTAATTTTCTATATAAAGTTTAACAACATTCATATACAGTGTTCTCATTTCAGAATGACTTCATAGGTAACTAATATTGTTCATCAATAATACTGATAATTCTATTTTGACATTGTGAGTTTTGAAACTGTATCGATGATGTAATAAATTCAGAGAAGACAGGAATATATTTAACCACATTTACCATGTGGTAAAAAGGTACTTAGTTCACGTACTTGCATGAATTATGCATGTAAAAAACTATGTGCATTCTCAGTCTTTGTGATCAGTGTTTTGCATTGTTCATTTCCAAGTGCATACAAATTTCCCGCAGCACTGCAGTATCTTTGTATTATACcgcagcctctctctctccctgcctccctctccctctcccgtATTTCCTCTGCCACTCAAACTAACCTCTAAAGtctttccaggaaacacttttcTCCAATTTCTATCGTGACAGGCTGAATTTCTCATGTTCTTCTCCCCTACTTTCTTGCGTTTGTTTCTCTCAGTCCATCACGCGTTCTCTCAGATCTCTGCGATTCCGCAGCATCCCCTTCGTCCTCGATTCGCTCCAAAGCTCCAAagctacatttttttaatgtttgatcaCCTCTCCGTCCTCACTTCATCTCTCATGATCTGTGATCCAAGCGCAGAGTTTACTCTCATCCACATCTAAATGTACAGTATGATTATGAAGAGTCCTtgtctctcctcccttctcagAGCGCTCTGCTCCTAACAGGGGGATGCgctcatgtgcatgtgtgtgtggtagtgAGGAGGAGGCACTGGTGATGGAGGCATGGCCATTGGAAGAGCTTGCCCTTGGGGGTGTGAGGAGTGCGACCTGGGCAGGGTGTGTGTGGACGGGTAGCCGCCAGACTGCTGGGGCATTTGGTAGCTCCctgcagaagaagaaccagaggGCGGACTTCCCTGGCCGCCCGCTTGGAGGCTGCCTTTTGACGGTGCTGGAGGCGCCTGGTTGAGCTGGATGGAGATGTCGCTGGAGGCGTCGGAGGTGCTGCGGCCTCTCTTTGGCGGAGGCCAGTTGGACTCCGGGTGGAGATACTGGCCGCTATAGTCGCTGCTCTCGGACAGGCGGGGGCGGTAGAGTGCAGGGTGGGGGCGAtacatctcttcctctgcatagCGCTTCATGAAAAGATAGACTGACAGCACACCGGCCCCCTGAGAGAGAACAtgtgagaggaggaagcagtTAGAGATGAGCAGAGGTTTtctgtgacaggaagagagggaTTTAGTTGCATGAATAAATTTAGAGTTCAGAGACAAATTCGAATCTCAAAGAAACAGTAACAATTGGCTCAGAAAATTTGAATAGAAGTCACTAATAAACAAGACTTGAAAGGGACTGTGCAAAGTTAAAAGGTGTAAATACTGCACGTGTGTGCTTTTGTTCGGTACAGAATtgatttaaaggtaaaactaaaGGCTATAAGAGCAGTTGAGTGCGTGGTAAAAAGTGATGATGGAGAGAAATTGTCCTTAACTGCCCACTGCACCATATTAAGagcatgatgggaaaaaaaaacagaagaaggagggggaggggggaggtggaaAGATGAGCGTAAGATTCACATGTGACTCCCCCATGCATGGATTCACACATGAGCCTGGAGGCGCACGAGCCCTGCACTTCTGTATCTTAGCTACTGcttcacctcctcacctccagaATGCTGATCGTCATACACTCAGCAGCACCGGTGCCACAGGAATCAAAATACATGCTCTGTGTGTAGCATACACGCCTTAACTCTGTTTTAGTATATTTTAACACACGCAGAGCTCAGACTGACCTCTTTGAGTAAGAAGGAAGAGGCAGCGAAGGCGAAGGACCAGCCGTAGTAGTAATTGAAGAACTGCTCGGGCTCCCTGGGCCGGTTCATCACTTCGTCATTAATACTGGAGATGTAGAGCACCAGGCCCACTACGAGACTGAGGCCTGCACACAACACATTAGCAATGACAGAGAGTCAGAGAAAGAgtatgagagagggagagacagagcgAAGAGGTCATTAAACAGCGATCCACACAGTGTGGTCAGAGTAAGAGAGAGATGTGGAGTGACCATGCCACACAGTAAGCTCCTAAAATGCCAACACTGATAACACCAGCCACCATGGAGAGGGAAAGAAATATAGATACAGGCAGGCTTTAAAAGGTATTCAtggttatatatatttctattgtTAGTAGATAAAACGTGCAAATGTTGAAAATCTTATCAGATTCATATGTTTTGGGAAGTCAGGGGGAATGTTTCCAAAATGCATTTGGGGCAGATTTctgatatttatatgtgtatgttAAGTGCTACCCACATGCATTTTGATTAATTCAAAGTCAAACCAAGATCAGTGTCTTTCCTTAAACTTAATCGTATGCTCTCAGTGCCATTTTGCAACCTAACCCACAAAGAGTTTCAATTTATTTAGTGGATAGGATTTGATTTGTTCAGATATGTTCACCATATCACAAGACACCAGAAAAATGACTTCCCTTGAAAGGAAAGCTGTTTCAAATTGATGGTATAAAGGGATAACTTCTAGGAGACAGAAAGGCCTGCAGATATCTGTTGAAATTAGACACATCATATTAAGCAAATGCTAGAACAGGATACTGGTTAAAGCATAAAGGGAATCACTCTGCTATAATTCTGTGTTGGAGAATTAAATATAATCaccatataaaaaaataaataaatttaaaacaaacagacgtGACATACAACATTAAAAGCCCTCTTATCCCATGAACACGTATATGCTCTCTGCACTGCtgctgaaaatgttaaatgcatGAGATGCAACATATGGCCAACATCGAGGAATCAATATTCAAAGAAAGCTGCATGCTGCAAGCGCTGAATATGATTATTTTTAGCATTCCCTGCAACATTCAAATGCACCACAGTGCTGTCGAGTGGTTATGTCCTTACACAAATGGTCGGTTTAAGAGGTTTTGCCGTCAATTTAAAATTGAAAAGCACAGAAAATGCAGAAACCATGCTGCTGTCAAACCTGAAGAGGTGGAACAACTTTTACCTAAAGCAAAACCGTGGGAAACGCATGTGCATATGTAAGCTGAGAGCACATGAAGGAGAAGCAAGAGTGATGTGAAAAAGGGAACATAAATGGAGGTAAATGCTGAaagtatgagtgtgtgtgtgtgtgtgtgtgtgtgtgtgtgtgtgtgtgtgtgtgtgtgtgtgtgtgtgtgtgtgtgtgtgtgtgtgtaagatgTCTGTGGTGCATTTGttggaggaagagagaagcaTAGAGTCACAGAAGGGGTGGGGGGTTACAGAAAGAtggaatgcagcatcagctctttttttaaggaaaaaatcTTCTGCTTTGAATCCTGTAATATTAACCAGAACATGGTGTCAGTGCAGGGCCGCAGACCTCAACTACAGTATTTACAAAACCACCATGTCACTGTTGCGAGTGGAATATCTTTTACTaatccacacatacacacaccgcCACGGTCACAATGACTCAGAAATAATATACTCTGAATGAAGGAGCGAGAAGGAAATGGCAGCACGAAGAGGGAGGGGTGCGTAGTAGGGAAGgcaggagggaggcagagagagagaggcttaGTGCAGCAGAATATTTAACTGCTGAAAAGCGGTTTGATACATATGGCCTTTACTAGCACCCTATTATCAAAATACCTcgttaaataaaatactgccaCACTCCCAGCAGAGGCTACGAACATTATGCAACCTCCATTATGTAACACTTATTGTGCAGCTACCCCCTTTATCACCAAGTCCCTGCAATGGAAAGCCGGAGCTGTCACGTTAAAGTCCGTTTGACTGAGCTCTTCTGAGCTCTGCTTTGCTGCTTCCTCCTCAAAAGTGTCAAGAGAAACAACCATCGCAGAACACGAGCTCCGATTTGGCTCCTGACAATCTTTGCTCTCTGCACACTACGCAGAGCAACCGGGAGCATTACAGCCATCTGCTGTTCAACGGGGTTAACTACACCAATGAGgaaaaccaaactgaaaaaGCCTTCTTGCCATGAggaatattttaatgtattttttttctttacatataAACTAAGGAAAGCCTGTCACCAATCCTGAGCTCAAGTTTATAACATGCGAAATCACAAGAAAACTCTCACCCCGCAGGAGGGCTGTCACCATTTCTGATGAAAACCTACACACCTGTATGATAGACCAAAAATAGGGCCGTGATGGAGTATGTGACACAGGCTGACATGCCAGGCTGCTGCAATCAATCACAGAGTGACAGCATGACATGGGTAATGGGGCCCACctgagaggatgaagaagatgcCGGACACAAAGGCCAGGATGGTGCGCTGAGGCCGGATGTGACCGATATTACTGATGACGAAGGCTGTGAACACAAAGAGCAGGGACACCATCGGGAAGGGTGTGGCGGTGCGCACCATCTCTGTAAAGGAGGGGAGGTCACGGTGTTAAACACAGATAAAAGGACGTGTCCTTAAACTTCTGGTCGAGGTGAATGATGACGCTGATCAGTGGCTGTAAAGTATGCAAAATTATGTAGCGATGCCAGTGACTTCCaccacagtttttcttttttttaaactgacctGCTTTTCACAACATACATGGACACATTTTCACCTTTTCTATGAAGTGATGGTTGATTTTTAACCATGAACAAAAGAGTTATAATCTAAAATATTGCCAAGAAATGACAACACAGACCCACAGTTGTAAGCCTGAAGCACCTAACACAAATAAGTACTGCATTGCAtgtaaagtcattttatttaaaaataaaaactgtattaTTACTAATGGTGTTGGCAAGGatgaatattcacattttgtgacTCTAAACAATGAATTAAAGGCCAAATAAATCGCTAATTAACATTCTTTTTGGTGCAGCACTGTCTTCAAAGTTCAGTACCACAACCTGTCAGCAGAGGGACACAGCTGCAGAGTATCATTCAGCGGATGATGTGGAATATCCATGTTGTACTCACTCAGTATGTTTGCAGTGTTTTCGGTGGTGATCTCTATTTCGGGTTCAGTGAAGTACTCTGACGCAACGCATCTCCCGTTTTCCGAACctgtgagaaaacacacacacacacacacacacacacacagagaaaaaaaagtgctagGGTTTGCTTTTAGGATCAAAGTCAGTGATGCATGAAGAAACCCAACCAAAGCAAAAGAGCATGTGGGTCTCTGCAGTCCTGCTCACAGGTAACGATCATGTTTTGTGACAGCTATGATTCCAGAGACCAGAAGCTCGCtgtctctcctttctcccctcCCTGCTCTCTCACTCTGCTGCTCTACTCTGACTCGATgatatgtacacatacacatttcagCATtatttaggtgtgtgtgtgattgtgtcaaTATGGGCGCATGTGTGCAAATCCTGCAGTCATCATTTTTCTTGCAAATGCATATTCACAAATATGTGTTGTCCTACCGGCCACAAAGCAAACTCTCCAGA contains:
- the cacng7b gene encoding voltage-dependent calcium channel gamma-7 subunit, yielding MSSCSSRALTILSTVFGACGLLLVGVAVSTDYWLIMVEGIILQQNQSMEVKMALHSGLWRVCFVAGSENGRCVASEYFTEPEIEITTENTANILKMVRTATPFPMVSLLFVFTAFVISNIGHIRPQRTILAFVSGIFFILSGLSLVVGLVLYISSINDEVMNRPREPEQFFNYYYGWSFAFAASSFLLKEGAGVLSVYLFMKRYAEEEMYRPHPALYRPRLSESSDYSGQYLHPESNWPPPKRGRSTSDASSDISIQLNQAPPAPSKGSLQAGGQGSPPSGSSSAGSYQMPQQSGGYPSTHTLPRSHSSHPQGQALPMAMPPSPVPPPHYHTHMHMSASPC